The following coding sequences lie in one Flavobacterium sp. 20NA77.7 genomic window:
- the odhB gene encoding 2-oxoglutarate dehydrogenase complex dihydrolipoyllysine-residue succinyltransferase has product MILEMKVPSPGESIKEVEIATWLVKDGDYVEKDQAIAEVDSDKATLELPAEMSGIITLKAEEGDTVAVGAVVCLIDTDASKPEGGASAPATEAPKAETKKEDAPKTTPVQETTYATGSASPAAKKILAEKNIQPSDVVGTGKGGRITTEDAANAVPSMGTPTGGSRGSERTKLSMLRRKVAERLVAAKNETAMLTTFNEVDMTAIYTLREQYKDEFKTKHGLGLGFMSFFTKAVTRALQLYPDVNSMIDGQEKISYDFCDISVAVSGPKGLMVPVVRNAELLSFRGVEAEIKRLAIRARDGQITVDEMTGGTFTISNGGVFGSMLSTPIINPPQSGILGMHNVVERAIVKNGQIVIAPVMYVALSYDHRIIDGRESVGFLVAVKEALENPTELLMDNNPKKALEL; this is encoded by the coding sequence ATGATTTTAGAAATGAAAGTCCCTTCACCAGGGGAATCAATAAAAGAAGTAGAAATTGCTACTTGGTTAGTAAAAGATGGAGATTATGTAGAAAAAGACCAGGCAATTGCTGAGGTTGATTCAGATAAAGCAACACTTGAATTACCAGCTGAAATGAGCGGAATTATTACGCTTAAAGCGGAAGAAGGTGACACTGTGGCTGTAGGTGCTGTAGTTTGTTTAATTGATACAGATGCTTCTAAACCAGAAGGCGGTGCAAGCGCTCCAGCAACCGAGGCACCAAAAGCTGAAACTAAAAAAGAAGATGCGCCAAAAACAACACCTGTGCAAGAAACTACTTATGCAACGGGTTCAGCTTCTCCTGCAGCAAAGAAAATATTAGCCGAGAAAAACATTCAGCCTTCTGATGTTGTAGGAACAGGTAAAGGAGGTAGAATCACAACTGAAGATGCGGCTAATGCTGTACCATCTATGGGAACACCTACAGGAGGCTCTCGTGGTTCTGAACGAACAAAACTTTCTATGTTGCGTAGAAAAGTAGCTGAACGTTTAGTAGCCGCTAAAAACGAAACTGCCATGTTAACTACTTTTAATGAAGTTGATATGACGGCTATCTATACGTTACGCGAGCAATATAAAGATGAGTTTAAAACAAAACATGGTTTAGGATTAGGGTTTATGTCATTTTTCACTAAAGCGGTAACTAGAGCTTTGCAATTGTACCCAGATGTAAATTCAATGATTGATGGTCAAGAGAAAATATCTTATGACTTCTGTGACATTTCAGTTGCAGTTTCTGGACCAAAAGGGCTTATGGTACCTGTAGTTAGAAATGCCGAATTATTATCATTCCGTGGCGTAGAAGCAGAAATTAAAAGACTAGCTATACGAGCTCGTGACGGGCAAATTACTGTTGATGAAATGACGGGCGGTACATTTACTATTTCTAATGGTGGTGTATTTGGTAGTATGTTGTCTACACCAATTATCAATCCTCCACAATCAGGAATTTTAGGTATGCACAATGTGGTAGAGCGAGCTATTGTTAAAAATGGACAAATCGTAATTGCTCCTGTTATGTATGTTGCCTTATCTTATGATCATAGAATTATTGATGGTCGTGAATCAGTTGGATTCTTAGTCGCTGTTAAAGAAGCATTAGAAAATCCAACGGAACTATTAATGGATAACAATCCTAAAAAGGCATTAGAACTGTAA
- a CDS encoding DUF983 domain-containing protein, whose translation MTSYIALLKNILNEKCPKCEQGKVFATSGNLLLLRIPKMHENCSTCNHKFEKEPGYFFGSMFVSYALAVGEMIVLFLLLNLFVSSYITIIILIGIASLIVSTFNFRCSRMIWIYIFDGMNRKL comes from the coding sequence ATGACCTCTTACATAGCCCTATTAAAAAATATTTTAAATGAAAAATGTCCAAAATGTGAGCAAGGAAAAGTATTTGCTACATCAGGAAATTTACTCTTATTGCGGATTCCAAAAATGCATGAAAACTGCTCAACTTGCAACCATAAATTTGAAAAAGAACCAGGCTATTTTTTTGGATCTATGTTTGTAAGCTATGCGCTTGCAGTAGGAGAAATGATTGTTTTATTTTTACTGCTGAATTTGTTTGTTTCAAGCTATATAACTATTATAATTCTTATTGGAATAGCGTCATTAATAGTAAGTACTTTTAATTTTAGATGTTCAAGAATGATATGGATATATATTTTTGATGGAATGAATAGAAAATTATAA